One genomic segment of Pseudorasbora parva isolate DD20220531a chromosome 6, ASM2467924v1, whole genome shotgun sequence includes these proteins:
- the LOC137078363 gene encoding uncharacterized protein KIAA0408-like isoform X1, giving the protein MAALELHCGPKPRSCVWGGERADLIDSFDSEMQEWEDQLQDMQRKIEELYNEVKARREASESNTNNKSLDITLLPVNSQYSHQVNGYHEPHGHPNNNLPIRQCHEARADHSVMQSLGFHYPTDCYNGSNNCTFNSLSNGSHYPASCHDLERQDATLDILNGYLQQGPHFGKNLGNLGTPCASPKVYPVTPSYQDSMKTSLVTNRTASFVGLDEFEEAENKKNKKSGISWDDSQARHVSWKDPVSTNELPPKNSASKLAIRQRDASPVTSRSTYHESSQQPERKCLLLDRKSGSPSVLRKFGAMLQENEGKTLIEDGLVTTVVSAEPPRHTSTPICQSKFDAKRASTRAPVQKCLADCDVLVAELESSQEPWAAGPSRHLLNGDRDSGRDGSTLEQYNLAYNLSSPQSHLKSKHHKVPPGPKAHKAGFQGEELFSDYQMVERILAAGSQNISKIHTGLGIDTKRRGNDNLEQLLEMMEIENKISQRATFTQQLDTKQVKRVNHESSPAPSSSNFSRPARPANQRRPSRWANHTTSSKITHTSCPPSPGLKAKQFLNSYSRHTETVIM; this is encoded by the exons ATGGCCGCATTGGAATTGCACTGTGGGCCGAAGCCTAGAAGTTGTGTGTGGGGTGGAGAGAGAGCTGACCTGATTGATAGTTTTGACTCTGAGATGCAGGAATGGGAAGATCAACTACAGGACATGCAGAGGAAGATTGAAGAG TTGTACAATGAGGTCAAAGCACGAAGAGAAGCCAGCGAAAGCAACACAAACAACAAAAGCCTGGATATTACTTTGCTTCCTGTCAACTCTCAGTATAGCCACCAGGTGAATGGTTATCATGAACCCCATGGTCACCCCAACAACAACCTCCCAATTCGTCAATGCCATGAAGCAAGAGCAGATCATTCAGTTATGCAAAGCCTTGGGTTTCACTACCCCACTGATTGCTATAATGGCTCCAACAATTGCACATTTAATTCCCTGAGCAATGGCAGCCATTATCCTGCCAGTTGTCATGATCTTGAAAGGCAAGATGCCACCCTAGACATCCTCAATGGATATCTCCAGCAGGGCCCACATTTTGGAAAGAACTTAGGGAATCTTGGAACTCCTTGTGCA AGCCCCAAGGTATATCCAGTTACACCCAGTTATCAAGATAGCATGAAAACTAGCCTGGTGACAAACAG GACTGCCTCATTTGTAGGTCTGGATGAGTTTGAGGAGGCTGAGAACAAGAAGAACAAGAAATCAGGAATTAGTTGGGATGACTCCCAAGCTCGCCACGTTAGCTGGAAAGACCCGGTTTCAACAAACGAGCTTCCCCCCAAAAATTCAGCTTCCAAACTGGCAATCAGACAGAGAGATGCTTCACCTGTAACCTCTCGTTCCACTTACCATGAGTCATCACAACAACCGGAGAGGAAGTGCCTCTTGCTTGACAGGAAATCTGGCAGCCCATCAGTGCTACGCAAGTTTGGTGCCATGTTGCAGGAGAACGAGGGGAAAACCCTGATAGAGGATGGGCTTGTGACCACCGTTGTCTCCGCTGAACCTCCAAGACACACCAGCACTCCCATTTGCCAGAGCAAGTTTGACGCCAAGCGGGCATCCACACGTGCGCCCGTCCAGAAATGTCTTGCAGACTGTGACGTACTGGTAGCAGAACTGGAGTCCAGCCAGGAGCCTTGGGCAGCTGGTCCTTCTAGACACCTCCTGAATGGAGACAGAGACAGTGGGAGGGATGGTAGTACACTTGAACAGTATAACTTGGCCTATAACTTAAGTTCGCCACAGTCTCACCTTAAATCGAAGCATCACAAGGTGCCTCCAGGGCCTAAAGCCCACAAAGCAGGCTTCCAGGGTGAGGAACTATTCTCTGACTACCAGATGGTGGAAAGGATTCTGGCTGCAGGATCTCAAAACATCAGTAAGATACACACAGGGCTTGGCATTGATACAAAGAGACGGGGAAATGACAACTTGGAGCAACTTCTAGAAATGATGGAAATAGAGAACAAAATAAGTCAGAGGGCCACATTCACCCAGCAACTGGACACCAAGCAGGTGAAGAGG GTCAACCATGAGTCATCTCCTGCCCCCAGCAGTAGTAATTTTTCCCGTCCTGCTAGACCAGCCAATCAA
- the LOC137078363 gene encoding uncharacterized protein KIAA0408-like isoform X2, whose amino-acid sequence MAALELHCGPKPRSCVWGGERADLIDSFDSEMQEWEDQLQDMQRKIEELYNEVKARREASESNTNNKSLDITLLPVNSQYSHQVNGYHEPHGHPNNNLPIRQCHEARADHSVMQSLGFHYPTDCYNGSNNCTFNSLSNGSHYPASCHDLERQDATLDILNGYLQQGPHFGKNLGNLGTPCASPKVYPVTPSYQDSMKTSLVTNRTASFVGLDEFEEAENKKNKKSGISWDDSQARHVSWKDPVSTNELPPKNSASKLAIRQRDASPVTSRSTYHESSQQPERKCLLLDRKSGSPSVLRKFGAMLQENEGKTLIEDGLVTTVVSAEPPRHTSTPICQSKFDAKRASTRAPVQKCLADCDVLVAELESSQEPWAAGPSRHLLNGDRDSGRDGSTLEQYNLAYNLSSPQSHLKSKHHKVPPGPKAHKAGFQGEELFSDYQMVERILAAGSQNISKIHTGLGIDTKRRGNDNLEQLLEMMEIENKISQRATFTQQLDTKQVNHESSPAPSSSNFSRPARPANQRRPSRWANHTTSSKITHTSCPPSPGLKAKQFLNSYSRHTETVIM is encoded by the exons ATGGCCGCATTGGAATTGCACTGTGGGCCGAAGCCTAGAAGTTGTGTGTGGGGTGGAGAGAGAGCTGACCTGATTGATAGTTTTGACTCTGAGATGCAGGAATGGGAAGATCAACTACAGGACATGCAGAGGAAGATTGAAGAG TTGTACAATGAGGTCAAAGCACGAAGAGAAGCCAGCGAAAGCAACACAAACAACAAAAGCCTGGATATTACTTTGCTTCCTGTCAACTCTCAGTATAGCCACCAGGTGAATGGTTATCATGAACCCCATGGTCACCCCAACAACAACCTCCCAATTCGTCAATGCCATGAAGCAAGAGCAGATCATTCAGTTATGCAAAGCCTTGGGTTTCACTACCCCACTGATTGCTATAATGGCTCCAACAATTGCACATTTAATTCCCTGAGCAATGGCAGCCATTATCCTGCCAGTTGTCATGATCTTGAAAGGCAAGATGCCACCCTAGACATCCTCAATGGATATCTCCAGCAGGGCCCACATTTTGGAAAGAACTTAGGGAATCTTGGAACTCCTTGTGCA AGCCCCAAGGTATATCCAGTTACACCCAGTTATCAAGATAGCATGAAAACTAGCCTGGTGACAAACAG GACTGCCTCATTTGTAGGTCTGGATGAGTTTGAGGAGGCTGAGAACAAGAAGAACAAGAAATCAGGAATTAGTTGGGATGACTCCCAAGCTCGCCACGTTAGCTGGAAAGACCCGGTTTCAACAAACGAGCTTCCCCCCAAAAATTCAGCTTCCAAACTGGCAATCAGACAGAGAGATGCTTCACCTGTAACCTCTCGTTCCACTTACCATGAGTCATCACAACAACCGGAGAGGAAGTGCCTCTTGCTTGACAGGAAATCTGGCAGCCCATCAGTGCTACGCAAGTTTGGTGCCATGTTGCAGGAGAACGAGGGGAAAACCCTGATAGAGGATGGGCTTGTGACCACCGTTGTCTCCGCTGAACCTCCAAGACACACCAGCACTCCCATTTGCCAGAGCAAGTTTGACGCCAAGCGGGCATCCACACGTGCGCCCGTCCAGAAATGTCTTGCAGACTGTGACGTACTGGTAGCAGAACTGGAGTCCAGCCAGGAGCCTTGGGCAGCTGGTCCTTCTAGACACCTCCTGAATGGAGACAGAGACAGTGGGAGGGATGGTAGTACACTTGAACAGTATAACTTGGCCTATAACTTAAGTTCGCCACAGTCTCACCTTAAATCGAAGCATCACAAGGTGCCTCCAGGGCCTAAAGCCCACAAAGCAGGCTTCCAGGGTGAGGAACTATTCTCTGACTACCAGATGGTGGAAAGGATTCTGGCTGCAGGATCTCAAAACATCAGTAAGATACACACAGGGCTTGGCATTGATACAAAGAGACGGGGAAATGACAACTTGGAGCAACTTCTAGAAATGATGGAAATAGAGAACAAAATAAGTCAGAGGGCCACATTCACCCAGCAACTGGACACCAAGCAG GTCAACCATGAGTCATCTCCTGCCCCCAGCAGTAGTAATTTTTCCCGTCCTGCTAGACCAGCCAATCAA